From the genome of Bos taurus isolate L1 Dominette 01449 registration number 42190680 breed Hereford chromosome 27, ARS-UCD2.0, whole genome shotgun sequence, one region includes:
- the ERLIN2 gene encoding erlin-2 isoform X1, translated as MSGSGDSPLVFTGREGCVLNTAHLALVLPWATGCVWSHCLLQKAESVNSTAEALGCRLRARRKRCRSSLVFTLLQGKRSPMAQLGAVVAVAASFFCASLFSAVHKIEEGHIGVYYRGGALLTSTSGPGFHLMLPFITSYKSVQTTLQTDEVKNVPCGTSGGVMIYFDRIEVVNFLVPHAVYDIVKNYTADYDKALIFNKIHHELNQFCSVHTLQEVYIELFDQIDENLKLALQQDLTSMAPGLVIQAVRVTKPNIPEAIRRNYELMESEKTKLLIAAQKQKVVEKEAETERKKALIEAEKVAQVAEITFGQKVMEKETEKRISEIEDAAFLAREKAKADAECYTAMKIAEANKLKLTPEYLQLMKYKAIASNSKIYFGKDIPNMFMDSAGGVGKQFEGLADKLSFVLEDEPMEADSEN; from the exons ATGAGTGGCTCCGGTGACAGCCCGTTGGTGTTCACAGGAAGAGAGGGCTGTGTTCTGAACACTGCCCACCTGGCACTGGTTCTTCCCTGGGCCACGGGCTGTGTCTGGAGCCACTGCCTCTTGCAGAAGGCGGAGAGTGTAAATTCCACAGCTGAGGCTCTGGGGTGTCGACTGAGAGCAAGGAGGAAGAGGTGTAGATCTAGCCTGGTGTTCACACTACTACAG GGTAAGCGTTCGCCGATGGCTCAGTTGGGAGCGGTTGTGGCTGTGGCTGCCAGTTTCTTTTGTGCATCTCTCTTCTCGGCAGTGCACAAGATAGAAGAGGGACATATTGGGGTGTATTACAG AGGTGGTGCCCTGCTGACTTCCACCAGCGGCCCTGGCTTCCATCTCATGCTTCCTTTCATCACATCATATAAGTCTGTGCAG ACCACACTCCAGACAGATGAGGTGAAGAATGTGCCTTGTGGGACAAG CGGTGGCGTGATGATCTACTTCGACAGGATCGAGGTGGTGAACTTCCTGGTCCCACACGCAG TGTATGACATAGTGAAGAACTACACAGCCGATTACGACAAGGCCCTCATCTTCAACAAGATCCACCATGAGTTGAACCAATTCTGCAGTGTCCACACGCTTCAGGAGGTCTACATCGAGCTCTTCG ATCAGATTGATGAAAATCTCAAACTGGCTCTGCAACAAGACCTGACCTCCATGGCCCCTGGGCTTGTCATCCAA gCTGTGCGGGTGACAAAGCCCAACATCCCAGAAGCCATCCGCAGGAACTATGAGCTGAT GGAAAGCGAGAAGACTAAGCTCCTGATCGCAGCCCAGAAGCAGAAGGTGGTAGAGAAGGAAGCCGAGACAGAGCGGAAGAAGGCCCTCATTG AGGCAGAGAAGGTGGCGCAGGTGGCCGAAATCACCTTTGGGCAGAAGGTGatggagaaggagacagagaagaggaTCTCAGAGATTGAAG ATGCTGCGTTCCTGGCCCGGGAGAAGGCCAAGGCAGACGCCGAGTGCTACACTGCCATGAAAATAGCCGAAGCAAATAAG CTGAAGCTGACCCCTGAGTATCTGCAGCTGATGAAGTACAAGGCCATTGCTTCCAACAGCAAGATTTACTTTGGCAAAGACATCCCTAACATGTTCATGGACTCTGCGGGCGGCGTGGGCAAGCAGTTTGAAGGACTGGCTGACAAGCTGAGCTTTGTCTTGGAAGATGAGCCCATGGAGGCAGACTCCGAGAACTGA
- the ERLIN2 gene encoding erlin-2 isoform X3 — protein sequence MAQLGAVVAVAASFFCASLFSAVHKIEEGHIGVYYRGGALLTSTSGPGFHLMLPFITSYKSVQTTLQTDEVKNVPCGTSGGVMIYFDRIEVVNFLVPHAVYDIVKNYTADYDKALIFNKIHHELNQFCSVHTLQEVYIELFDQIDENLKLALQQDLTSMAPGLVIQAVRVTKPNIPEAIRRNYELMESEKTKLLIAAQKQKVVEKEAETERKKALIEAEKVAQVAEITFGQKVMEKETEKRISEIEDAAFLAREKAKADAECYTAMKIAEANKLKLTPEYLQLMKYKAIASNSKIYFGKDIPNMFMDSAGGVGKQFEGLADKLSFVLEDEPMEADSEN from the exons ATGGCTCAGTTGGGAGCGGTTGTGGCTGTGGCTGCCAGTTTCTTTTGTGCATCTCTCTTCTCGGCAGTGCACAAGATAGAAGAGGGACATATTGGGGTGTATTACAG AGGTGGTGCCCTGCTGACTTCCACCAGCGGCCCTGGCTTCCATCTCATGCTTCCTTTCATCACATCATATAAGTCTGTGCAG ACCACACTCCAGACAGATGAGGTGAAGAATGTGCCTTGTGGGACAAG CGGTGGCGTGATGATCTACTTCGACAGGATCGAGGTGGTGAACTTCCTGGTCCCACACGCAG TGTATGACATAGTGAAGAACTACACAGCCGATTACGACAAGGCCCTCATCTTCAACAAGATCCACCATGAGTTGAACCAATTCTGCAGTGTCCACACGCTTCAGGAGGTCTACATCGAGCTCTTCG ATCAGATTGATGAAAATCTCAAACTGGCTCTGCAACAAGACCTGACCTCCATGGCCCCTGGGCTTGTCATCCAA gCTGTGCGGGTGACAAAGCCCAACATCCCAGAAGCCATCCGCAGGAACTATGAGCTGAT GGAAAGCGAGAAGACTAAGCTCCTGATCGCAGCCCAGAAGCAGAAGGTGGTAGAGAAGGAAGCCGAGACAGAGCGGAAGAAGGCCCTCATTG AGGCAGAGAAGGTGGCGCAGGTGGCCGAAATCACCTTTGGGCAGAAGGTGatggagaaggagacagagaagaggaTCTCAGAGATTGAAG ATGCTGCGTTCCTGGCCCGGGAGAAGGCCAAGGCAGACGCCGAGTGCTACACTGCCATGAAAATAGCCGAAGCAAATAAG CTGAAGCTGACCCCTGAGTATCTGCAGCTGATGAAGTACAAGGCCATTGCTTCCAACAGCAAGATTTACTTTGGCAAAGACATCCCTAACATGTTCATGGACTCTGCGGGCGGCGTGGGCAAGCAGTTTGAAGGACTGGCTGACAAGCTGAGCTTTGTCTTGGAAGATGAGCCCATGGAGGCAGACTCCGAGAACTGA
- the ERLIN2 gene encoding erlin-2 isoform X2 has translation MDRGARRATGKRSPMAQLGAVVAVAASFFCASLFSAVHKIEEGHIGVYYRGGALLTSTSGPGFHLMLPFITSYKSVQTTLQTDEVKNVPCGTSGGVMIYFDRIEVVNFLVPHAVYDIVKNYTADYDKALIFNKIHHELNQFCSVHTLQEVYIELFDQIDENLKLALQQDLTSMAPGLVIQAVRVTKPNIPEAIRRNYELMESEKTKLLIAAQKQKVVEKEAETERKKALIEAEKVAQVAEITFGQKVMEKETEKRISEIEDAAFLAREKAKADAECYTAMKIAEANKLKLTPEYLQLMKYKAIASNSKIYFGKDIPNMFMDSAGGVGKQFEGLADKLSFVLEDEPMEADSEN, from the exons atggacagaggagcccggcgggccacg GGTAAGCGTTCGCCGATGGCTCAGTTGGGAGCGGTTGTGGCTGTGGCTGCCAGTTTCTTTTGTGCATCTCTCTTCTCGGCAGTGCACAAGATAGAAGAGGGACATATTGGGGTGTATTACAG AGGTGGTGCCCTGCTGACTTCCACCAGCGGCCCTGGCTTCCATCTCATGCTTCCTTTCATCACATCATATAAGTCTGTGCAG ACCACACTCCAGACAGATGAGGTGAAGAATGTGCCTTGTGGGACAAG CGGTGGCGTGATGATCTACTTCGACAGGATCGAGGTGGTGAACTTCCTGGTCCCACACGCAG TGTATGACATAGTGAAGAACTACACAGCCGATTACGACAAGGCCCTCATCTTCAACAAGATCCACCATGAGTTGAACCAATTCTGCAGTGTCCACACGCTTCAGGAGGTCTACATCGAGCTCTTCG ATCAGATTGATGAAAATCTCAAACTGGCTCTGCAACAAGACCTGACCTCCATGGCCCCTGGGCTTGTCATCCAA gCTGTGCGGGTGACAAAGCCCAACATCCCAGAAGCCATCCGCAGGAACTATGAGCTGAT GGAAAGCGAGAAGACTAAGCTCCTGATCGCAGCCCAGAAGCAGAAGGTGGTAGAGAAGGAAGCCGAGACAGAGCGGAAGAAGGCCCTCATTG AGGCAGAGAAGGTGGCGCAGGTGGCCGAAATCACCTTTGGGCAGAAGGTGatggagaaggagacagagaagaggaTCTCAGAGATTGAAG ATGCTGCGTTCCTGGCCCGGGAGAAGGCCAAGGCAGACGCCGAGTGCTACACTGCCATGAAAATAGCCGAAGCAAATAAG CTGAAGCTGACCCCTGAGTATCTGCAGCTGATGAAGTACAAGGCCATTGCTTCCAACAGCAAGATTTACTTTGGCAAAGACATCCCTAACATGTTCATGGACTCTGCGGGCGGCGTGGGCAAGCAGTTTGAAGGACTGGCTGACAAGCTGAGCTTTGTCTTGGAAGATGAGCCCATGGAGGCAGACTCCGAGAACTGA